Proteins encoded within one genomic window of Patescibacteria group bacterium:
- a CDS encoding pilin: MLSIVKIQLKRLVSAAVWAPNGLPDGPERPGGWDDPSGYAQLKDLEWVFHRIISTLFYAGGIVAFVYLLIGGFKYLTSSGDEEAVETAKNTITYAILGLLVIVLSWLILDLLGKIISQGGKPIDLLQFELPKP; this comes from the coding sequence ATGTTAAGCATAGTAAAAATACAATTAAAAAGATTGGTTAGCGCTGCGGTATGGGCGCCTAATGGGCTCCCCGACGGTCCAGAACGTCCTGGGGGTTGGGATGACCCTTCAGGCTACGCGCAGCTTAAAGATTTGGAATGGGTGTTCCATCGAATTATAAGTACCCTCTTCTACGCCGGGGGGATTGTCGCTTTTGTCTATCTTCTAATTGGCGGTTTCAAATATTTGACCTCTAGCGGCGATGAAGAAGCAGTAGAAACTGCAAAAAATACCATTACCTACGCTATTCTAGGCTTGCTTGTAATTGTACTCAGTTGGCTTATCCTTGATTTACTAGGCAAAATTATTAGTCAGGGTGGTAAACCTATCGACCTTCTTCAATTTGAACTTCCCAAGCCATAA
- a CDS encoding pilin — protein MKKVLLALTILISASLLFTEDSYAYTWKPSCDSNECVGRQRDSDDWYACHTEGECGALTLGEPENYYCQGSAGWRYDPDACGIGGGGGGTGSGSGAIHNPMVSVEGITALSNYIGTFWQLAYIATGIIVLFYLIYGAVRFITAAGNEERVEQAQKTMTNAFIGLIILAASFPIIKIIEVVFGINILQIQWPTV, from the coding sequence ATGAAAAAGGTACTTTTAGCATTAACAATTCTTATAAGTGCTAGCCTCTTGTTCACTGAGGATAGTTATGCCTACACTTGGAAACCAAGTTGTGACAGTAACGAATGTGTTGGAAGGCAAAGAGACAGCGATGATTGGTATGCGTGTCACACTGAAGGTGAGTGCGGTGCCCTCACTCTTGGAGAACCAGAAAACTACTACTGTCAAGGTAGTGCTGGCTGGAGATACGACCCCGATGCTTGCGGAATTGGTGGGGGTGGCGGAGGAACAGGATCCGGAAGTGGTGCTATCCATAACCCCATGGTTTCTGTAGAAGGAATAACTGCCCTTTCCAATTACATTGGCACTTTCTGGCAACTTGCCTACATTGCTACTGGCATAATAGTCTTATTTTATCTAATTTACGGCGCAGTAAGGTTTATCACTGCCGCCGGTAACGAAGAACGAGTAGAACAAGCTCAAAAAACAATGACCAATGCCTTTATTGGTTTGATAATTTTAGCTGCAAGTTTTCCAATTATAAAAATTATTGAGGTTGTTTTTGGAATAAATATTTTACAAATTCAGTGGCCAACTGTTTAA
- a CDS encoding pilin, giving the protein MNVLALAAKLEIGDIKNPTEYGDDTTALGNLITNAASSIVMIAGVLLFGMLIFGGFLWLTAQGDEDQVEKAQKVLSSAVIGLVIVVAAFFITQILGTVLGFGSIFELEFPTP; this is encoded by the coding sequence ATGAATGTTCTCGCATTAGCTGCAAAACTAGAAATAGGCGATATAAAAAATCCTACTGAATACGGGGATGATACTACAGCGCTAGGAAATCTAATAACAAACGCTGCGTCTTCTATTGTTATGATTGCGGGTGTGCTTTTGTTTGGAATGTTAATCTTTGGAGGGTTTCTTTGGCTAACTGCACAAGGAGATGAAGATCAAGTTGAAAAAGCGCAAAAAGTTCTCAGTAGTGCTGTAATTGGGTTAGTTATTGTGGTTGCAGCCTTTTTCATTACCCAAATCCTAGGAACTGTACTTGGATTTGGAAGTATTTTTGAACTAGAGTTTCCAACACCCTAA
- a CDS encoding pilin, translating to MPINSFFGQIGNPYKGLYGGITQSPEGMRYFINNLINAVMIIAGLLLFFYLIFGGFQYLTAGGNEDAIESATKTIRNAVIGLLIVVGAWFITKIVETLTGVPILSPEFTGP from the coding sequence ATGCCAATAAACTCTTTTTTTGGACAAATCGGAAATCCCTATAAAGGCTTATATGGAGGTATTACCCAAAGCCCTGAAGGTATGCGCTACTTCATAAATAACTTAATAAATGCTGTAATGATAATAGCAGGGCTTCTTCTTTTCTTTTATCTTATTTTTGGCGGTTTTCAATACCTTACAGCAGGAGGAAACGAGGACGCAATTGAAAGTGCGACTAAAACAATTCGAAATGCTGTAATAGGTCTTTTAATAGTGGTAGGAGCTTGGTTCATTACAAAAATAGTAGAAACTCTTACCGGTGTTCCAATACTAAGCCCTGAATTCACAGGGCCATAA
- a CDS encoding pilin — MSPTEEEKDAGYCPGICKGEGVQPDNENLKRWVEGDAGCSKTEPRCWVYIWESPTSKEHPAVSTGLGTIPTDPEGLTVWFLHYARLIAGGIAFALLLYGGILFITAQGDEEKVENARKTITSALTGLLVIIFATLILRVIGYDILKLPGWGGNGSLTLPSTEEINN; from the coding sequence GTGAGTCCAACAGAGGAGGAAAAGGATGCTGGGTATTGTCCTGGAATATGCAAGGGGGAAGGCGTACAACCTGATAATGAAAACCTAAAGAGGTGGGTTGAAGGAGATGCAGGTTGTAGCAAAACAGAACCACGGTGTTGGGTTTATATCTGGGAGTCACCCACTTCAAAAGAACACCCAGCTGTCAGCACAGGTTTGGGAACCATCCCCACTGATCCAGAAGGTCTAACAGTCTGGTTCCTACATTATGCGCGCCTGATTGCTGGAGGCATTGCCTTTGCTCTACTCCTCTATGGAGGTATTCTCTTTATCACAGCCCAAGGAGATGAGGAAAAAGTTGAAAATGCAAGGAAAACCATAACATCTGCTCTTACTGGACTACTGGTTATTATCTTTGCTACTCTTATTTTAAGAGTTATTGGTTATGATATACTAAAATTACCCGGGTGGGGAGGAAATGGGAGTCTAACATTACCCAGCACCGAGGAAATAAATAATTAG
- a CDS encoding SpoIID/LytB domain-containing protein: MRKILPIFAIILAAMLVGVNVTPVPTTIWAEDIDEQLEDLREEREKKQGEMQDLEERLEELHSEIGELEDNITVTQVQLNQVAFKAKQLGARIEDLSKELSTLRSDLSEKEHFRDQLVRQLYKKKRTPFWQMFLSNDGFSNLSKNVFYRSLSVSDLKDKIINLNNDISEVEEQKEQLAESKKSLDREVARIAVLKDQLAEQKEEAEVQAAQTMQRRDAISSELSELSEKISKLVRAKLEATAENTSVGDVAPIRKSLPDPSDTPAYVVYSRGYPHRVGMNQYGARGRAMAGQNYKEILKAYYKDIKIDENYDCPDKITVTGSFGSKELDFEDEYLKGIAEMPSSWEMEALKAQAVAARTYALAYTGDGAGSICTTQSCQVWLESKVDSSAASRWHQAVKETKGVAITHDGDAIKAWYASTAGGYTRLPTDFDVKWNSTPDYIKRIKDADSGGNFYDGPEYGNSPWFYKAWYSESKDGDPWLSEKEMQDLLNATLLYSEDHDLEENLYQEDPVAFDVDPGWSKDKVKDELEDRDLDPVGEIEQITVSNSSEGYTSQVLLVSENYDEGLTLSGRDFRKIFVIRSPGYLALWSSLYDIERRD, from the coding sequence ATGCGTAAAATCCTACCAATCTTCGCAATTATCCTAGCAGCAATGTTGGTTGGTGTCAATGTAACTCCAGTGCCCACGACTATTTGGGCGGAGGATATAGACGAGCAGTTAGAGGATTTACGTGAAGAAAGAGAGAAAAAGCAGGGAGAAATGCAGGACTTAGAGGAGAGGTTGGAAGAGTTACACAGTGAAATAGGTGAGTTGGAAGATAATATTACTGTGACCCAAGTTCAGCTGAACCAAGTTGCTTTTAAAGCTAAGCAATTAGGAGCAAGAATTGAGGACTTGAGTAAAGAACTTTCTACGCTTCGTAGTGATCTTTCCGAAAAGGAGCATTTTCGAGATCAATTGGTGCGCCAACTTTACAAAAAGAAGAGAACCCCTTTTTGGCAGATGTTTTTGAGCAATGACGGTTTTTCTAACCTCTCAAAAAATGTCTTTTACCGTTCCCTTTCTGTGAGTGATTTGAAAGATAAGATTATTAATTTAAACAACGATATTTCTGAGGTTGAAGAGCAGAAAGAACAGTTAGCAGAATCCAAAAAGTCTTTGGATAGGGAAGTAGCGCGAATTGCTGTGTTAAAAGATCAATTAGCTGAGCAAAAGGAGGAGGCAGAAGTGCAGGCAGCTCAAACTATGCAAAGGCGGGATGCAATATCTTCTGAACTTTCTGAACTTTCGGAGAAGATAAGTAAGTTGGTGAGAGCTAAGTTGGAAGCAACTGCAGAAAATACTTCGGTTGGGGATGTGGCTCCTATTCGAAAGTCGTTGCCAGACCCATCGGATACTCCCGCTTATGTGGTATATTCCAGGGGATATCCGCACCGGGTAGGTATGAATCAGTACGGAGCGAGAGGACGGGCAATGGCTGGGCAAAATTATAAGGAGATTTTGAAAGCCTACTATAAAGATATCAAAATTGATGAGAACTATGACTGTCCAGATAAAATTACTGTGACAGGGTCTTTTGGTTCCAAGGAGCTGGATTTTGAAGATGAGTATTTAAAAGGTATTGCGGAGATGCCTTCTAGTTGGGAAATGGAAGCCTTGAAAGCTCAGGCTGTAGCTGCAAGAACCTACGCTTTAGCATATACAGGAGATGGTGCTGGTTCTATTTGTACTACCCAATCATGTCAGGTTTGGCTGGAATCTAAAGTGGATTCTTCAGCTGCTTCTCGTTGGCACCAGGCAGTGAAGGAGACTAAGGGTGTAGCAATTACACACGACGGAGACGCAATTAAAGCTTGGTATGCTTCTACAGCAGGAGGATACACAAGGTTGCCTACAGATTTTGATGTTAAGTGGAATAGTACACCTGATTATATAAAGAGGATAAAAGATGCCGATAGCGGTGGTAATTTTTACGACGGTCCTGAATACGGGAACTCACCTTGGTTTTACAAAGCTTGGTATAGTGAAAGCAAGGATGGCGATCCTTGGCTAAGTGAGAAAGAAATGCAAGATCTTTTGAATGCTACGCTACTTTATAGTGAGGACCATGATTTAGAAGAGAATTTGTATCAGGAAGATCCCGTAGCTTTTGACGTTGATCCTGGTTGGAGTAAAGATAAAGTAAAAGATGAACTTGAGGATCGTGACCTTGATCCAGTTGGGGAAATTGAGCAAATTACAGTCTCAAATTCTTCGGAAGGTTATACATCGCAAGTCCTTTTGGTTAGTGAGAATTATGATGAGGGCCTGACTCTTTCTGGGCGTGATTTTAGAAAAATATTTGTTATCCGTTCTCCTGGATATTTAGCTTTGTGGAGTTCGCTTTACGATATTGAAAGAAGAGACTAA
- a CDS encoding G5 domain-containing protein — protein MRWQPLFVTAISFFLVLFQPQLVDAVAPPARVLGSNFPAKRDTFLGLALDPETVSQFEKKVKVVTEQIPFETEYKEDSDLPWGEEEIVQEGKPGEEVLTYEISYWYGEEVSRKLLEREVQEPVPEVISRGTKIEWKEVPGKGYKYWAKLENCWATSYDGNCEGCRGLTYSGTEVKHGVCAVDPEVIPLGTNFYVPGYGICRAEDIGGAVDGNDVDLGFEDVSKGFWSARHVDVYLLTNAPE, from the coding sequence ATGCGCTGGCAGCCTTTGTTTGTAACAGCAATTTCCTTTTTTCTTGTATTGTTTCAACCTCAGCTTGTTGATGCAGTGGCTCCTCCTGCTAGAGTTCTTGGTAGTAACTTTCCGGCAAAGCGGGACACCTTTTTGGGACTTGCACTTGATCCCGAAACCGTTTCCCAGTTTGAGAAAAAAGTTAAAGTGGTTACCGAACAAATACCTTTTGAAACAGAGTATAAAGAGGATAGCGACCTGCCCTGGGGCGAAGAGGAGATAGTGCAAGAGGGTAAGCCAGGGGAGGAAGTTCTTACTTACGAAATTAGTTATTGGTATGGGGAGGAGGTTTCGCGAAAACTTTTGGAAAGGGAGGTTCAAGAGCCTGTTCCTGAAGTTATTTCTCGCGGAACAAAGATTGAATGGAAAGAAGTTCCAGGTAAGGGTTACAAGTACTGGGCAAAATTGGAAAATTGTTGGGCAACTTCTTACGATGGAAATTGTGAAGGGTGCCGCGGCTTAACATATTCAGGTACAGAAGTAAAACATGGGGTTTGTGCTGTTGACCCTGAGGTTATTCCTTTGGGAACTAATTTCTATGTTCCCGGTTATGGTATTTGCCGGGCAGAGGATATTGGTGGGGCAGTTGATGGCAATGATGTTGATCTAGGGTTTGAAGATGTGAGTAAGGGTTTTTGGAGCGCCCGCCACGTTGACGTTTATTTGCTCACGAATGCGCCGGAGTGA
- a CDS encoding GIY-YIG nuclease family protein, with the protein MKNKKYFVYILTNYSNTTLYIGVTSGLRGRVYQHKHKLVDGFTKKYNLWKLVYYGVFEDVESAIRREKQIKSWSRKKKEDLIEGKNSDWEKLKPWEDEES; encoded by the coding sequence GTGAAAAACAAGAAATATTTTGTTTATATTTTGACTAATTATTCAAACACGACTTTGTATATTGGTGTAACAAGCGGTTTACGGGGTAGAGTTTATCAGCACAAACATAAACTCGTGGATGGGTTTACAAAGAAATATAATCTTTGGAAGTTAGTTTATTATGGAGTTTTTGAAGATGTGGAAAGTGCTATTAGGAGAGAAAAACAGATTAAGAGTTGGAGTCGGAAAAAGAAAGAAGATTTAATCGAAGGGAAGAATTCTGATTGGGAGAAATTAAAACCATGGGAAGACGAGGAAAGTTGA
- a CDS encoding Wzz/FepE/Etk N-terminal domain-containing protein produces MELKELLDILNKHRLFLLLTAIVCAVVALVGSLQIPPVQSAQITLYVKRTAQPASEEFYNYDGYYAQQAAERYADTVVGLLQSRSLLKDSLLDLGLPTDQKFLRSVGKKINVRKTAPQLVKVEVHKRWKGGVSWIPKDLANVLSSRVVEKVDKLNTRGGDDGLSVDVLSQDLLVEVRNPNIVLNTMVAALFGFLVAFFVVTFRRYLEN; encoded by the coding sequence ATGGAACTTAAAGAACTACTAGATATTTTAAATAAACACCGGCTGTTTTTGCTGCTTACAGCAATTGTTTGTGCTGTTGTTGCTCTGGTGGGTTCTTTACAGATTCCCCCTGTGCAATCAGCTCAAATAACTCTATATGTGAAGAGAACTGCCCAACCCGCTAGCGAGGAGTTTTATAATTACGATGGTTACTATGCTCAGCAAGCAGCGGAGCGGTATGCAGATACGGTAGTGGGTTTGCTTCAAAGTAGAAGTTTGTTGAAGGATTCCCTTCTAGATTTAGGACTACCTACTGATCAGAAATTTCTCCGGAGTGTAGGGAAAAAAATAAATGTGCGTAAAACAGCACCGCAGCTTGTAAAAGTGGAGGTGCATAAGCGTTGGAAGGGAGGGGTCTCGTGGATTCCGAAAGACTTGGCAAATGTTCTTTCAAGCAGGGTGGTTGAAAAGGTTGATAAACTTAATACGCGAGGTGGAGATGATGGTTTATCAGTTGATGTTCTTAGCCAGGACCTCCTAGTAGAAGTTCGCAATCCAAATATTGTTCTTAATACTATGGTTGCAGCCCTTTTTGGTTTTTTGGTAGCCTTTTTTGTTGTTACTTTTCGCAGATATCTTGAGAATTAA
- a CDS encoding ribonuclease HI family protein — MKELHLYTDGGSRGNPGPAAVGIVLKTAEGEILKEKGKSIGKATNNEAEYQALIEGLKLAQKYNPQKLICFLDSNLVVNQLNGNWKVKKAHLRKLVFKVREEMAQLLGTRVTFQHISREKNTEADELLNTALDNKKTEEEGGG, encoded by the coding sequence ATGAAAGAACTTCATTTGTACACTGACGGTGGTTCTCGGGGAAATCCCGGTCCAGCTGCTGTTGGTATTGTATTAAAAACGGCGGAAGGAGAAATTCTGAAAGAAAAAGGTAAAAGTATTGGAAAAGCTACCAACAACGAAGCTGAATATCAGGCACTAATTGAGGGTCTCAAATTAGCACAAAAATACAATCCCCAAAAACTTATCTGCTTCCTGGACAGCAACCTGGTTGTCAACCAACTAAACGGTAACTGGAAAGTAAAAAAGGCACATCTAAGAAAACTGGTATTTAAGGTAAGAGAAGAAATGGCACAGTTGTTAGGTACTAGAGTAACTTTTCAACACATCTCCCGCGAAAAAAATACAGAAGCAGACGAGCTTCTAAATACAGCCCTAGACAACAAAAAAACAGAAGAAGAAGGCGGGGGTTAA
- the groES gene encoding co-chaperone GroES, whose protein sequence is MQVKPLQDYILIEPIEEEEQTPAGIVIPDTAKEKPQEGEVVAVGPGRKNEEGKRIEMDVKKGDRVIYKKWGGNDVRVNGKDMLIVREEDVLAVVKG, encoded by the coding sequence ATGCAAGTTAAACCCCTACAAGATTATATCTTAATTGAGCCAATAGAAGAGGAGGAACAAACTCCAGCAGGAATTGTTATTCCTGATACAGCAAAGGAAAAGCCACAGGAAGGCGAGGTTGTGGCTGTAGGTCCCGGTAGGAAAAATGAGGAGGGGAAAAGAATTGAAATGGATGTTAAGAAAGGTGATCGGGTGATTTACAAGAAGTGGGGCGGTAATGATGTGAGGGTTAATGGTAAGGATATGTTAATTGTGAGGGAAGAGGATGTACTGGCAGTAGTTAAAGGCTAA
- the groL gene encoding chaperonin GroEL (60 kDa chaperone family; promotes refolding of misfolded polypeptides especially under stressful conditions; forms two stacked rings of heptamers to form a barrel-shaped 14mer; ends can be capped by GroES; misfolded proteins enter the barrel where they are refolded when GroES binds), whose amino-acid sequence MSKRIVYAEEARNNLKAGVDKLAKAVVTTLGPKGRNVALAKSWGSPNVTHDGVTVAEDIELSDPLEDMGARLTREAASKTNDVAGDGTTTAVLLTKAITEEGLKNITAGANPMVLRRSIEQVASKVVEELQNTAKSVSTKEEKAQVATISAGDEEIGEKIADALERVGDNGVVTVEEGRGLEIEVDYTEGMQFDKGYASPYFITDSERMEAVIEEPRILITDKEISSLNEFLPALENLVKQTKNVVIIADGFEGEALATLVVNKLRGTFNVLAVEAPGFGDRKKANLSDIATLTGGTFISEETGRDLESVTVEDLGRAERVVSTKEETTIVGGKGSKEDIEAQVAQLKKQIEQATSDYDREKLEERVARLAGGVAVIRVGAATETQLKERKYRVEDAVNATRAALEEGIVPGGGVALIRAREVLEEAAKTGGEENLGAKIVYNALEAPLRKIVENAGEDSGWILREVEKEEDDFGYDVVAMEFGHMFEKGIIDPAKVARSALQNAASVATMVLTTEALVCEEPEDSEGNNAAGGSGRMGGMGGMGGGMPGM is encoded by the coding sequence ATGTCTAAACGAATCGTTTACGCCGAGGAGGCGCGAAACAACTTAAAAGCTGGTGTTGATAAACTGGCGAAAGCTGTTGTTACAACACTAGGACCCAAGGGGCGAAATGTGGCGTTAGCTAAAAGCTGGGGATCTCCCAATGTTACCCATGACGGTGTTACCGTTGCGGAAGACATTGAGCTCTCCGATCCTTTGGAGGATATGGGAGCGCGTTTAACGCGCGAGGCTGCATCTAAAACCAATGATGTAGCTGGCGACGGTACTACTACTGCCGTTCTTCTTACTAAGGCAATAACGGAAGAGGGTTTGAAAAATATTACTGCTGGTGCAAATCCTATGGTTCTTCGTCGTAGTATTGAGCAGGTGGCTAGTAAAGTTGTGGAAGAACTTCAAAACACAGCTAAAAGTGTTTCTACAAAGGAAGAAAAGGCCCAGGTAGCAACAATTTCTGCTGGTGATGAGGAGATTGGGGAAAAGATTGCAGATGCATTGGAAAGAGTTGGCGACAATGGTGTGGTTACAGTAGAAGAAGGTCGTGGGTTGGAAATAGAAGTTGATTATACAGAGGGAATGCAATTTGATAAAGGATATGCTTCCCCCTATTTTATTACTGATTCCGAAAGAATGGAGGCAGTTATTGAGGAGCCTCGGATTCTTATTACTGATAAAGAAATATCCTCCCTTAACGAATTTTTGCCTGCTTTAGAAAACCTTGTTAAACAAACTAAAAATGTTGTCATAATTGCGGATGGGTTTGAGGGTGAGGCTTTAGCTACCTTAGTGGTTAACAAATTGCGTGGTACCTTTAATGTTTTGGCAGTTGAGGCACCCGGCTTTGGCGATAGGAAAAAAGCAAATCTTTCTGATATTGCAACCTTGACTGGCGGTACCTTTATTTCTGAAGAGACGGGGAGAGATTTAGAATCAGTAACTGTTGAAGACCTAGGACGGGCAGAACGAGTAGTTTCCACTAAAGAAGAAACAACTATTGTTGGTGGGAAAGGTTCCAAAGAAGATATTGAAGCCCAAGTTGCTCAGCTTAAGAAGCAAATTGAGCAAGCAACTTCCGATTATGACCGAGAAAAATTGGAAGAGCGCGTTGCCCGCTTGGCTGGCGGTGTGGCTGTTATCCGTGTTGGTGCTGCAACTGAGACACAGCTTAAGGAGAGAAAATACCGAGTTGAGGACGCGGTTAATGCTACTCGGGCGGCTCTGGAAGAAGGTATTGTGCCTGGTGGTGGTGTGGCTTTGATTCGCGCGCGCGAAGTTTTGGAGGAGGCGGCAAAAACGGGCGGCGAAGAAAATTTGGGTGCAAAAATTGTTTACAATGCTTTAGAGGCACCGTTGCGGAAAATTGTTGAAAATGCGGGAGAAGACTCTGGTTGGATTTTGCGGGAGGTGGAAAAGGAAGAGGATGATTTTGGTTATGATGTAGTTGCTATGGAGTTTGGTCACATGTTTGAGAAAGGTATAATCGATCCTGCTAAAGTTGCTCGGTCTGCTTTACAAAATGCCGCATCGGTGGCAACCATGGTTCTGACTACCGAAGCCTTGGTTTGCGAGGAACCCGAAGATAGCGAAGGTAATAATGCTGCTGGGGGCAGTGGACGAATGGGAGGTATGGGCGGAATGGGCGGTGGTATGCCCGGCATGTAA
- a CDS encoding DNA polymerase ligase N-terminal domain-containing protein: MSLEKYKEKRKFEKTSEPEGKGGKESKHRFVVQKHDASNLHYDFRLELTENVSSGDVVLKSWAVPKGVPEKKGIKRLAIETEDHPIDYLSFEGKIPKGEYGAGTVELWDGGKFELHNREKNLYDFKLKGEKLKGNYILVHPQSFKKTHWLIFRK, from the coding sequence GTGAGCTTAGAAAAATACAAAGAAAAAAGAAAATTTGAAAAGACAAGTGAACCTGAGGGGAAAGGAGGAAAGGAAAGCAAACATCGCTTCGTAGTACAAAAGCACGACGCCTCTAATCTTCATTATGATTTTCGGTTAGAGTTAACCGAAAATGTTTCTAGCGGAGACGTGGTCCTCAAAAGTTGGGCCGTACCCAAAGGTGTGCCGGAAAAGAAAGGGATCAAAAGGCTTGCCATTGAAACCGAAGACCACCCCATTGATTACCTTAGCTTCGAGGGCAAAATACCCAAAGGAGAATACGGTGCGGGAACAGTTGAACTCTGGGATGGCGGAAAATTTGAACTACATAACCGGGAAAAAAATCTTTATGATTTCAAATTAAAGGGAGAAAAATTAAAAGGAAACTATATCCTTGTCCATCCGCAAAGTTTCAAAAAAACCCACTGGCTAATTTTTAGAAAATAA
- a CDS encoding PEGA domain-containing protein: MDDRIKKILLGLGPTVIITLGFVGWRYFTGRRVEPNAALSINLDGSSQDVWVDGELRGKTPFYSDTLRPGESTVRVASWSARLNFTPSTLTAVNLDLGQFTKEEIFWLEKSDEAKISVISEPGGAEIKMGGKNMGTTPLFSPVQPGPYDLEVVKDGYELSNLKVHVQPGYKLNAWFKLRPSIIPYEAEQIDPTEWGWEGKGDLVTLLDYSVPDPSFFASTKSWISALQDRWGDNSLEETPTYFLDQSGVVYNERGEEVEEKEGGEGRLVLAYLGDSDEDVPQAAREGLVSFLEKSFPAQSSPKVRVLPTGVGFLRVRSGSGTSYNEITKVSPGDIYPMLGTQGGWHRILLDDGREGWVSGDYVEEIVE; this comes from the coding sequence ATGGATGACCGTATAAAAAAGATTTTGCTTGGACTGGGACCTACAGTTATTATCACGCTCGGGTTTGTTGGGTGGCGTTATTTTACAGGAAGAAGAGTGGAGCCCAATGCAGCTTTGAGTATTAATTTGGATGGTTCTTCTCAAGATGTATGGGTAGATGGTGAACTGCGCGGTAAAACCCCTTTTTATTCAGATACCCTGCGCCCCGGGGAATCTACAGTTCGAGTTGCAAGTTGGTCAGCGCGGTTGAATTTTACTCCTTCTACTCTTACTGCTGTTAATTTGGATTTAGGGCAATTTACTAAGGAGGAAATATTTTGGCTTGAAAAAAGTGACGAAGCCAAGATTTCTGTAATTTCTGAGCCAGGTGGAGCTGAGATTAAAATGGGAGGAAAAAACATGGGTACCACACCGCTTTTTTCACCTGTTCAGCCAGGCCCTTATGATTTGGAAGTTGTAAAGGATGGTTATGAATTATCCAATTTAAAGGTGCATGTGCAGCCTGGTTACAAATTGAATGCCTGGTTTAAGCTTAGACCAAGTATAATTCCTTATGAGGCGGAGCAGATTGATCCCACAGAGTGGGGTTGGGAAGGCAAGGGTGATTTAGTAACACTCTTGGATTATTCGGTTCCTGACCCCAGCTTTTTTGCTTCCACAAAGAGCTGGATATCGGCTTTGCAAGACCGGTGGGGGGATAATTCTTTGGAGGAGACTCCAACTTACTTTCTTGATCAGTCAGGTGTAGTTTATAATGAAAGAGGTGAAGAAGTGGAAGAGAAAGAGGGTGGTGAGGGAAGGCTAGTATTAGCTTATCTTGGGGATAGTGATGAGGATGTACCGCAAGCTGCCCGGGAAGGTCTAGTTTCATTTTTAGAAAAGTCTTTCCCTGCCCAAAGTAGTCCTAAGGTTAGGGTTCTTCCTACTGGAGTTGGATTCTTGCGAGTGCGTTCAGGTTCTGGTACTTCTTACAATGAAATAACTAAGGTTAGCCCTGGTGATATATATCCTATGCTTGGTACCCAAGGTGGTTGGCATCGCATCCTTTTAGATGACGGTCGCGAGGGGTGGGTATCGGGAGATTATGTGGAGGAAATAGTAGAATAG
- a CDS encoding cohesin domain-containing protein, which translates to MMLRKPAQLFLCLTVLIIFCGMRLFVTPASAASATLELIPGESTLSFGDTLDVDIVVDSGEALISGVDVVIDFDPDKFDISMNVDDSAFSTFMPTTGRIDNTTGEINFSAYTEAEETVSGEAIVGTLELTPLVDSGEEGLIFDFTLGETEDCNVIEAESVDDILNSVTNGVYTFEAGATTTETTTTEDSTEEDVDQLPETTDTPETGEGELSVFFFLLGCSLLFSGLLLVF; encoded by the coding sequence ATGATGCTAAGAAAACCTGCCCAGCTTTTTTTATGTTTAACAGTATTGATAATCTTCTGTGGCATGCGTCTATTTGTTACTCCAGCTTCGGCTGCAAGTGCTACTTTAGAGCTGATTCCTGGTGAAAGCACACTCTCTTTCGGCGATACCCTTGATGTTGATATAGTTGTGGATTCGGGAGAAGCACTTATTAGTGGTGTAGATGTAGTTATTGATTTTGATCCAGATAAGTTTGATATTTCTATGAATGTTGATGATAGTGCCTTTTCCACATTTATGCCAACTACTGGGCGAATTGATAATACTACGGGGGAGATTAACTTTTCTGCTTATACTGAGGCTGAAGAAACTGTTAGTGGTGAGGCAATTGTTGGTACCTTGGAACTTACACCGTTGGTAGATTCAGGAGAAGAGGGGCTGATTTTTGATTTTACTTTAGGTGAGACAGAAGATTGCAATGTAATTGAAGCAGAAAGTGTGGATGACATATTGAACTCCGTGACTAATGGTGTTTATACTTTTGAGGCAGGGGCGACTACGACAGAAACAACTACTACAGAGGATAGTACAGAAGAGGATGTGGACCAGCTTCCCGAAACTACAGATACGCCAGAGACAGGTGAGGGTGAATTATCCGTGTTCTTTTTCCTTCTAGGATGTAGCCTTCTCTTTTCGGGGTTGTTGTTGGTTTTTTAG